The window TCAGTGGGCGTGAAAATGCCACCATAGATGCCGCCGAGAATAATGACCGGCATCAGCAGCGCCAGAAAGGATTGCCGGAAAGCCTTGAATACCGGTAGGCGACCATCGCCATCCTGTCTGCCATACCCATGTCGTTTGGCATAAATCCAGACATACAGCATCAGCGCCACGCCGATCAGTATGCCGGGAAAAATGCCGGAAATGAATAGCTCGCCCACCGACGTGTCGGTGGAGACGGCAAACAGAATCATGGGAATGGAAGGGGGAATGATCACGCCCAGTTCGGCGGCGGTCGCCTGCAGCGAAGCGGAGAATGGCTTGGGGTAACCGTGTCGTACCATGGCCGGAATCAGGATTGCGCCTACCGCAAACGTAGTGGCGACGCTGGAGCCGGCCACCGCGGCAAAAATCATGCATGTGATAATACATGCCATGGCCAGCCCGCCCTGTACCGAGCCGACCAGACTCTTGGCAAAATTGACCAGTCGCTCCGAAATGCCACCCGCTTCCATCAGGTTGCCGGCAAGAATAAAAAAGGGAATGGCGACCAGCGGATATTTATCCAGCGAGGCAAAAATCTGCTGGGCAATCACCAGCCAGTTGATGCCGGCGACATACACGCCGAACAGGCTGGCCAGGCCGATGGAAACGGCGACCGGGATGGTCAGGGCAAAACAGACCAGCATGGATAAAATCATCAATTGCGACATAATCTGTCTCTAAAGCGGTAGGAGTAGGGGTAGAGCAAATAGGGATAGAACAAAATAGGGGTCGAGCAAAATAGGGGTCGAGCAATATGCCGGTGACGGCTTGCCACTACAGCTGTTGTACAGGATCTCGATGCGATCGTGCTTTCGGATCCGGCTCCGCGATAGCGCCAGGCAGTCCGTGCCTGCGGACAGGCCATGACGGCCGGCTGCTGACGGCGCCGGGCACTGATGTCATAGCAGGGTCAGGTCTTCTTCCTGAGATTCCTTTCTGGCATTGGCCCATTGCATAATGACTGCCAGCAAGGCCAGCGCCATCCCCACGGGAATAGCGGCATAAATCCAGGAGATGGAGATGCCCAGGCTGGGAATGGTCTGGAAGCGTACCCGGTAGGTCATGAGCACGCCAATCCACGTCATCATGCCGAAAAAACCTGCCATGATCAGCATGACCAGATGCTCTAGGCGGCGTTGCCAGGGATCTTTGAGCAGCGAATGGAGCATTTCCACTTTGAGCATGGCACCTTGCCTGCACGCCAGCACCACACCCAGCAGAACCAGCCAGATCATGGCGGTGCGGGTCCAGCCTTCACTCCAGTCTGATGGCTCCTGCAGGATAAAGCGTGCGATTACCTGGTAAAACGAGGCACACACCGCGGACACCAGAAACAGTTGCGCAATGAAGGAGATCAGACGAAACAGGGTGCTGTCCAGCAAGCGGGTCAAGGCATTCATTCAGGCCTCCGTGTAAAGGCGGTGCTTCACTTGGTATTGCGGATGGATTCGACCAGTTCCTTGCCGAATTTTTTTATAGAACTCGGGGTACACCGGTTCCACCGCTTTGACAAAGGCATCGTGATCAACCTTTTCCTGCACCTGCATGCCTTCTTTTTTCAGTGTGGCAACGCCGCTGGTTTCGACTTCGTCAACATATTTACGCATGGCTTTGGCCGCAGCCAGGCCAGCCTCTTTGAATTTAGCCTTATCTTCATCGGACAGGCTTTCATACACAGATGGCGAGACCAGGATGAGTGCGGGACCGTAGACGTGTGCGGTCAGCGATAGGTACTTCTGCATTTGCGACAACTTGGCCGATACGATTACGGAAATCGGGTTTTCCTGGCCATCGATTGTGCCTTGTTGCAGGGCGGTGGCCACTTCAGGCCAGGCCATTGGTGTGGGCAGCATGCCGATCTTGCGGAAGGCAGTGATATGTATCGGGTTTTCCGTTGTGCGGATCTTCAAACCTTTAAGGTCGGCAGGTGTGGTGACTTCGCGCACGTTGTTGGTCAGGTGGCGGAATCCCTGTTCACCCCAGGCAAGCGCAATCAGGCCTTTGGCCGGGAAATCAGCCAGCAGCTTCTGACCAATCGGGCCGTCCAGTACCTTGCGGGCATGCTCCAGGTCACGGAACAGAAAGGGAATGTCAATCACGCCGGTTTCAGGAACGAAATTCAGGGTTGCGCCGGTAGAGACAACCGCTGCGTCGATGGTACCCAATTGCAGCCCTTCGATCACTTCGCGTTCTCCGCCCAGTGCACTGTTGGGAAATTGCTGTACCTTGAATTCTCCGTTGGTGCTTTTACCCAGCGTTTCTTCAAAGGCATCTGCGGCAACGCCATAGTGCGACGTCTTGGAAAGAGCATAAGCCAGTTTCAGTGTTTGTTCTGCCATGGCAGGCGCCATGACAATCGCTGACAGCAGGCTCGCCGCCAGCGCTTTCTTGATCCAGTGAGCGCGCATCTTATTGCCTCCCCAAAGTGGGCGTTATTGTTCGAAATAAAATTATCGGGTAACTTTACGGCAATATGTGTGGCGCACAGCGCAATTTTATTACGACTAGTGCAAACCCTAGGAAAAGCGGGGTGTTGTGCCGTTACTTGTGATGGTAAAAGGAGCGTGCCAGATGGTATTGCGGTTGTTTTTGCCGGCACGCCTTATAAAGTCTTATAACGCCCGATATAGTGGTGTATCAGGGCAATATTCAGGGAAGTAGTTAGCTGGAGAGGACTTTGAGTGCAGCGCGGATGCCCTCGGATACGCCCAGATCGGCCGGCAACGTTTTGACGGTGGCCCGTGCTTCGCGATCAGAATAGCCCAGCGCCAGCAGCGCGTTGAGCACATCGTTCTGGCCTGT of the Advenella mimigardefordensis DPN7 genome contains:
- a CDS encoding TRAP transporter large permease — its product is MSQLMILSMLVCFALTIPVAVSIGLASLFGVYVAGINWLVIAQQIFASLDKYPLVAIPFFILAGNLMEAGGISERLVNFAKSLVGSVQGGLAMACIITCMIFAAVAGSSVATTFAVGAILIPAMVRHGYPKPFSASLQATAAELGVIIPPSIPMILFAVSTDTSVGELFISGIFPGILIGVALMLYVWIYAKRHGYGRQDGDGRLPVFKAFRQSFLALLMPVIILGGIYGGIFTPTEASVVAVVYALVVGTLIYRRISFGILTETLHRTVISTAIIMFVIANAGLFGFLLNRAGVPNMLGEWLSHIFSDKVTFLLGVNAALFLIGMFIETSASIVVLAPLLLPVAQQFGIDPTHFGIIMVVNLALGMITPPFGVNLFAACAVAKLPIERLFRSLIPFVGVILLCLLLITYVPWISLVLRDLVYR
- a CDS encoding TRAP transporter small permease; amino-acid sequence: MNALTRLLDSTLFRLISFIAQLFLVSAVCASFYQVIARFILQEPSDWSEGWTRTAMIWLVLLGVVLACRQGAMLKVEMLHSLLKDPWQRRLEHLVMLIMAGFFGMMTWIGVLMTYRVRFQTIPSLGISISWIYAAIPVGMALALLAVIMQWANARKESQEEDLTLL